A genomic segment from Phragmites australis chromosome 6, lpPhrAust1.1, whole genome shotgun sequence encodes:
- the LOC133921458 gene encoding transcription initiation factor TFIID subunit 8-like, with protein MGTPARLPRDAAAAPLQAVVSTVSTAQILRASGYSAAEPAALRALSDIAGRYIASLGRAAVALAEARGRTEPNVADLVLALEDHAPDGFPGASDPARPVLRSGALAELAGFVAAVREVPFAKPLPRRDSGGAGKGWESFMAAGREPPLRHVPRWLPRFPEGWEERTRGRGEVTTKDKEDTGEAVAVMLNGNGGLEGRGAVPERREKVSFRVGKKKRRRVGPDKCVGGFERLGEN; from the coding sequence ATGGGAACTCCGGCGAGGCTCCCCCGTGACGCGGCGGCCGCCCCCCTCCAGGCCGTTGTCTCCACCGTCTCCACCGCCCAGATCCTCCGGGCCTCCGGCTACTCCGCCGCGGAGCCCGCCGCGCTCCGCGCTCTCTCCGACATCGCCGGCCGCTACATCGCGTCCCTGGGACGCGCCGCCGTGGCCCTCGCGGAGGCCCGCGGCCGCACGGAGCCCAACGTCGCTGACCTCGTCCTCGCGCTCGAGGACCACGCGCCCGATGGCTTCCCCGGCGCGTCCGACCCCGCGCGTCCCGTGCTCCGCTCTGGCGCGCTCGCGGAGCTCGCCGGGTTCGTCGCCGCGGTGCGGGAGGTGCCGTTCGCGAAGCCATTGCCGAGGAGGGATTCGGGCGGCGCTGGCAAGGGGTGGGAGAGCTTCATGGCGGCGGGGAGGGAGCCGCCGCTAAGGCACGTGCCGCGGTGGCTGCCGCGCTTCCCCGAGGGGTGGGAGGAGCGGACGCGCGGCCGCGGCGAGGTGACGACGAAGGATAAGGAGGACACGGGGGAAGCGGTAGCGGTGATGCTGAACGGTAATGGCGGCCTGGAGGGCAGGGGcgccgtgccggagaggagggagaaggtgtCGTTCCGCGTGGGGAAGAAGAAGCGGCGGCGGGTGGGGCCGGACAAATGTGTTGGTGGTTTCGAACGACTCGGGGAAAACTGA
- the LOC133921457 gene encoding DNA topoisomerase 2-like has translation MAAPLQSSSGHNAAAGGGCGKTIEEMYQKKTQLEHILLRPDTYIGSVEKHTQTLWVYEGGAMAHRSVSYVPGLYKIFDEILVNAADNKQRDPKMDALRVDIDVAGCCISVYNNGDGIPVEVHQEEGVYVPEMIFGHLLTSSNYDDNERKTTGGRNGYGAKLTNIFSTEFVIETADGRRQKMYKQVFSENMGRKSEPQITKCKKGENWTRVTFKPDLAKFNMTHLEDDVVALMRKRVVDMAGTIGKTVKVELDGHKVPVKNFAEYVELYIQSASRDRPEGLPRIFEKVNDRWEVCVSLSEGQFQQVSFVNRIATIRGGTHVDHVTNQIATHVMTIVNKKKKNANMKAHNVKTHLWVFVNALIDNPAFDSQTKETLTTRQGSFGSKCELSDDFLKKVEKSSVVSNLLSWADFKLSKELKKTDGSKMSRIFGIPKLEDANEAGGKDSDKCTLILTEGDSAKALAMSGIAVVGRDHYGVFPLRGKLLNVREANHKQIMENAEIQNIKQILGLQHGKQYDSTKGLRYGHLMIMTDQDHDGSHIKGLLINFIHSFWPSLLKVPSFLVEFITPIIKATNNRNKHNVLSFYTMPEYESWKQSLGGNASAWTIKYYKGLGTSTGKEGVEYFENIKKHKKDFVWLDDHDGNDIELAFSKKRITDRKVWLTNFQPGTYLDQREKQIKYSDFINKELILFSLADLQRSIPSMVDGLKPGQRKILFCSFKRNFVKEAKVAQFSGYVSEHSAYHHGEQSLASTIIGMAQSFVGSNNVNLLHPGGQFGTRSQGGKDAASPRYIFTKLSPITRAIFPKDDDILLSYLNEDGQSIEPTWYVPTIPMVLVNGSEGIGTGWSTYIPNYNPRDIVANLRRLLNNENTEPMHPWYRGFKGSIERTSTKAAGVTYTITGVIEAVDSTTLRITELPIRRWTQDYKDFIESLAPDSKNKDKITFIEDYRMQGDNEDVYFELVLSEENMNLAKDEGLVKKFKLTTTIGTTNMHLFDSDGKIRKYDTPEQILEEFFKLRLEFYEKRKKALVENIELDLKKLCNKVRFIHCVVEKEIEVRNRKRAELFVELQQKKFDPFPKKKKKDEPAAVGATEEEEENEESSEAAKGIALASDYEYLLSMAIGTLTREKIEELNAEKAKLENEVKELKQTSPKSLWLRDLDTLEKELDILDQMDVEAEEVRRLRREEQVKKEKGKKGPKAAPKRQSKKIGPKPQNVKSSTSDTPGNAAEPAVEEKRPAQQKKQTKKASAPASDNEEDEVPALKDRLAAFNIDDSSPDNYAMDTETTEGQQNENKGRKGPSKRGAAKKPSSSLAVTSSDDDDEDGDFHVEEVQNQKKGRGRKPTAAEKPKVTTTRKRAPAQGKAMRQKGIEEMLKPTEDSNTSAPSPEKKVRKMRPSPFNKKSGSVLQRGVTAASTSSENTAETSPPSGSSAEPVVAPQPRRTARATKKTAVFDLDDNSDDEDEVVELTDDSDFDLDDNSDDE, from the exons ATGGCGGCCCCTCTGCAGTCCAGCTCCGGCCACAACGCCGCCGCCGGGGGAGGCTGCGGCAAGACCATCGAGGAAATGTACCAGAAAAAGACGCAGCTGGAGCACATCCTGCTGCGCCCCGACACCTACATCGGCTCGGTGGAGAAGCACACCCAGACGCTCTGGGTCTACGAGGGCGGCGCCATGGCGCACCGCTCAGTCTCCTACGTCCCGGGACTCTACAAGATCTTCGACGAGATCCTCGTCAATGCCGCCGACAACAAGCAACGCGACCCCAAGATGGACGCGCTCCGCGTCGACATCGACGTCGCCGGGTGCTGCATCTCCGTCTACAACAACGGCGACGGGATCCCCGTCGAGGTCCACCAGGAGGAGGGCGTCTACGTGCCGGAGATGATCTTCGGCCACCTCCTCACCAGCAGTAACTATGACGACAACGAGAGGAAGACCACTGGCGGGAGGAACGGCTACGGTGCCAAGCTCACCAACATCTTCTCCACAGAGTTTGTCATCGAGACCGCCGACGGGCGCCGCCAGAAGATGTACAAGCAG GTTTTCTCTGAAAACATGGGGAGGAAGTCAGAGCCCCAGATTACCAAGTGTAAGAAGGGGGAGAACTGGACCAGGGTGACCTTCAAGCCTGATCTTGCCAAGTTCAACATGACCCATCTCGAAGATGACGTTGTAGCCCTCATGAGGAAGAGAGTGGTTGATATGGCAGGCACTATTGGCAAAACCGTCAAGGTTGAGTTGGATGGCCACAAGGTGCCTGTAAAGAACTTTGCGGAGTATGTGGAGCTGTATATTCAGTCCGCTTCCAGGGACAGACCTGAAGGACTCCCAAG GATTTTTGAGAAGGTAAACGATCGGTGGGAGGTGTGTGTGAGTCTAAGTGAAGGGCAGTTTCAGCAG GTCAGCTTTGTAAATAGAATTGCAACCATAAGGGGTGGGACTCACGTTGATCATGTCACGAATCAAATTGCCACCCATGTGATGACCATTGtgaataagaaaaagaagaatgcAAACATGAAAGCGCATAATGTAAAGACTCATTTGTGGGTCTTCGTTAATGCGCTCATTGACAACCCCGCCTTTGATTCACAGACCAAGGAGACCTTGACCACTCGTCAGGGAAGCTTTGGGTCAAAGTGTGAGCTTTCTGATGATTTCCTCAAGAAGG TTGAAAAATCCAGTGTTGTCAGCAATCTCCTCTCCTGGGCTGATTTCAAACTTAGCAAGGAACTAAAGAAGACTGATGGAAGCAAGATGTCAAGAATTTTTGGTATCCCAAAGCTTGAGGATGCAAATGAGGCTGGTGGGAAGGACTCTGACAAGTGCACCTTGATCCTGACTGAAGGAGACTCAGCAAAGGCTCTCGCT ATGTCTGGCATAGCTGTAGTAGGGAGAGATCACTATGGGGTGTTTCCTCTCAGGGGTAAACTGTTAAATGTGAGAGAAGCAAACCATAAGCAGATAATGGAAAATGCGGAAATTCAGAACATAAAGCAAATCCTCGGTTTACAGCATGGAAAACAGTATGATAGTACAAAAGGCTTGAGATATGGTCATCTCATGATAATGACAGATCAG GATCATGATGGTTCCCACATCAAAGGATTGTTGATCAACTTCATTCATTCATTCTGGCCATCTCTTCTTAaagttccatctttcttggttGAGTTCATCACTCCGATTATCAAG GCAACCAATAACAGGAACAAACATAATGTACTTTCATTTTACACAATGCCAGAGTATGAATCATGGAAGCAGAGTCTAGGAGGAAATGCAAGTGCATGGACTATAAAATACTATAAG GGGCTGGGAACAAGCACAGGCAAAGAAGGTGTGGAGTACTTTGAAAATATCAAGAAACACAAGAAGGATTTTGTCTGGTTGGATGACCATGATGGTAATGATATCGAGTTAGCATTCAGCAAGAAAAGAATTACTGATAGGAAAGTCTGGCTCACCAACTTTCAG CCTGGAACTTACCTTGACCAACGTGAGAAACAAATCAAGTATAGTGACTTCATCAACAAAGAGCTGATACTCTTCTCATTGGCGGACCTTCAGCGGTCAATACCTTCAATGGTAGATGGCCTCAAACCAGGTCAGAGGAAGATTCTGTTTTGTTCGTTCAAGAGGAACTTTGTTAAGGAAGCTAAG GTAGCTCAGTTTTCTGGTTACGTGTCGGAACACTCTGCGTACCACCATGGTGAACAGAGTCTAGCAAGCACAATTATTGGAATGGCTCAAAGTTTTGTTGGCAGCAATAACGTAAACCTTTTGCACCCTGGAGGCCAGTTTGGTACCAGATCTCAG GGAGGAAAAGATGCTGCGAGTCCTAGGTACATCTTCACCAAACTATCACCTATCACTCGGGCAATTTTCCCAAAGGACGATGATATTCTTCTTAGTTATCTAAATGAAGATGGACAGTCAATTGAACCCACCTG GTATGTGCCAACCATTCCCATGGTTTTGGTCAATGGAAGTGAAGGAATTGGTACTGGATGGAGCACCTATATCCCAAACTATAATCCACGAGACATCGTTGCTAACCTAAGACGGTTGCTGAATAATGAGAATACTGAACCAATGCACCCTTGGTACAGGGGGTTCAAG GGCTCTATTGAGAGGACAAGTACAAAGGCAGCTGGTGTCACATACACAATCACAGGTGTTATAGAGGCTGTCGACAGTACTACACTGAGAATTACTGAGCTGCCAATCCGCCGGTGGACACAGGACTACAAAGATTTTATTGAATCTCTGGCTCCAGACAGCAAGAACAAGGACAAAATTACATTTATCGAG GATTACAGGATGCAAGGTGATAATGAGGATGTTTACTTTGAGCTCGTATTAAGTGAGGAAAATATGAACCTTGCTAAGGACGAAGGACTGGTGAAGAAGTTCAAACTGACAACAACAATTGGAACAACGAACATGCACTTGTTTGACTCAGATGGTAAAATTCGAAAGTATGACACTCCGGAGCAAA TACTTGAAGAGTTCTTTAAATTGAGGCTTGAATTCTATGAGAAAAGAAAG AAAGCATTAGTGGAAAATATAGAGCTTGACTTGAAGAAGCTTTGTAATAAAGTTAGGTTTATCCATTGTGTTGTTGAAAAAGAAATCGAAGTCCGTAACAGAAAGAGGGCAGAACTATTTGTGGAGCTTCAGCAGAAGAAATTTGACCCGTTCccgaagaaaaagaaaaaggacgaGCCAGCTGCTGTTGGAGCtacagaagaggaggaagaaaatgaagaaagttctgaagctgcaaaaggaattgctcttgcaagtgaCTATGAGTATCTCCTCTCAATGGCCATTGGCACCTTGACTCGGGAGAAGATAGAGGAGCTCAATGCTGAGAAGGCCAAATTAGAGAATGAAGTTAAGGAACTGAAGCAAACATCACCAAAATCACTTTGGTTGAGAGACCTTGACACTCTTGAGAAGGAACTGGAT ATACTTGATCAAATGGATGTAGAGGCTGAGGAGGTAAGGAGACTTAGGAGGGAAGAGCAGGTTAAGAAAGAGAAAGGTAAAAAAGGACCCAAAGCAGCCCCCAAGAGACAATCCAAAAAGATTGGACCTAAACCTCAAAACGTGAAAAGTTCCACAAGTGACACTCCAG GGAATGCGGCTGAACCAGCTGTTGAGGAAAAGCGTCCAGCTCAacaaaagaaacaaacaaagaag GCTAGTGCACCGGCGAGTGATAACGAAGAGGACGAAGTGCCCGCACTAAAAGATCGTCTTGCAGCTTTTAACATTGATGATTCCTCCCCGGATAATTATG CCATGGATACTGAAACAACAGAAGGACAGCAGAATGAAAACAAAGGGAGGAAGGGACCAAGCAAAAGGGGCGCAGCAAAGAAGCCATCGTCATCCTTAGCGGTGACATCTtctgatgatgacgacgaggatGGCGATTTTCACGTGGAAGAAGTCCAAAATCAGAAGAAAGGTAGAGGAAGGAAGCCCACTGCTGCAGAGAAACCAAAGGTTACTACCACCAGGAAGAGGGCGCCAGCTCAGGGCAAGGCCATGAGGCAGAAAGGGATAGAAGAGATGCTCAAGCCCACAGAGGACAGCAACACCAGCGCTCCTTCTCCTGAGAAGAAAGTACGGAAGATGAGGCCCTCTCCCTTCAACAAGAAGAGCGGCTCGGTTTTGCAGAGAGGCGTGACTGCCGCTTCGACAAGCTCTGAAAATACTGCCGAGACTTCACCACCCTCTGGCAGCTCCGCTGAGCCTGTTGTTGCACCGCAGCCAAGAAGGACAGCTAGGGCGACCAAGAAGACAGCAGTCTTCGACTTGGACGACAACTCTGACGACGAGGATGAAGTGGTGGAGTTAACTGATGATTCCGACTTCGACTTGGACGACAACTCTGATGACGAGTGA